The DNA segment CTTTGGATTTCCATCGAAAACAACACGAAGAGCAAGGAAAGACTTTTATTTACAACCATCATAATCGCGAGAAATTAGACACATCTTTGGTGATTTCTGCCGAAGAAACTGCCAAAAGAATTGCTGCAGGTGAAGATTATGTAATCCGTTTTAAAACTCCGGTTGACGAAACTTTGCATCTGCAAGACATCATTCGTGGTGACGTAAAATTTGAAACCAATCTTTTAGACGATAAAGTGTTGTTTAAAAGTGATGGAATGCCAACCTATCATTTGGCGAATATTGTCGATGATCATTTAATGGAAACTACACACGTAATTCGCGGTGAAGAATGGTTGCCATCAATGCCGTTGCACGTTTTGTTATATCGAGCCTTTGGTTGGGAAGCACCGGAATTTGCTCATTTACCATTGATTTTGAAACCTGTCGGAAACGGAAAATTATCCAAACGTGACGGCGATAAATTAGGTTTCCCTGTATTTCCGTTGGAATGGAAAACGGAAGAAGGCATTTCTTCTGGTTACAGAGAGAAAGGATTTTTTCCTGAAACAGTAATCAACTTCCTGGCTCTATTGGGATGGAATGACGGAACCGAACAAGAATTATTTTCTTTGGAAGAATTGGTACAAAAATTTGATTTGAGTAGAGTTCATAAAGCAGGAGCTAAATTCGACCCAGAGAAAAACAAATGGTTCAACCACCAATATTTGATAAAAAAGAATGATGTAGAATTAGCGAAAAGCTTCGCTCCTATCATTGCTGAAAAAGGTATTTCTGTTTCTGAAAATGTATTGGAAAAAATAGTTTCTTTAATAAAAGAACGCGCGAATTTCGTTTCAGAATTTTGGGATTTGAGTGATTTCTTTTTTGTGCCTCCAACATCTTATGACGAGAAAGCAAAGAAAAACTGGAAAGAGGAAACGCCGGCCTTAATGCAAGAATTGATTTCAGTTCTTGGAGAAATAACCGATTTTACTTCTGTAAATATCGAAACCATCGTAAAAGACTGGATGACAAAAAACGAAATTGGAATGGGAAAAGTAATGCAGCCGTTTCGATTGAGTTTGGTTGGCGCTTTGAAAGGCCCACATTTATTTGACATCGTGGAACTCATTGGAAAAGAAGAAACAATTAAGAGAATTGAAAAAGCGATAACTACTATATAAAACTAAAAAGTCCCGATCAAATCGGGACTTTTTTTATAAATAAACAATCAAATTTCCATTCAATATACCTGGATTTCCTTTAAAATTATAACCTAAATTTTGGTTGTTTAAATTTCCAAGCATATTGTTTACACCATATTGATAAGAAACATTCAACCGAACGTGACGAACACCGGCGGTAATTCCTATTACTGGATAAAAATTAAATTGTGAAATAGCCACAATGTCTTTGGCCAACAAAGTTATTCCAGAAATGATATTGTTTTCTTGATCCTGATCCACTTTCAGTTTTCCATTAATTTGAACTAAAGGACCAAACTCCAAACTCAAATGATTTTCGACAATTTTATAACTGAATAGTAAAGATATTTGGGCAGAAGATAATTTATAATTGGTGTCTTCCGATATAAAACCACTTTTTGTTGCAACTGAAAAATTGTTTTCACTGAACTGCATTGCATAAACCATATCCCAATCATTATAGAAATTTCCTCTCATCGAAAGTCCGCCATTCCAACCCGTTCCTGGTTTGGTTTGGAAATTATTGGTATTTAAAGTAAATTGATTAACACCAAAAAAAATACCTATCCTGTTGGAATCCCTGTATTCGTATTGAGCAAAACCAAACATTGAAATTAAAACAAAAACTGCAGTGAAATATAATCTTTTCATAAAACTGAAATTAAATAAAGACAAACCTAAAGTTTTTTTGTAATTTAACACTGATTTTTTAACTTAAATTATACTTTTTATGAACCCAACATTAATTATTATTATTGTATTTGGATTATTTATTTTTCTGTCTTCTTTTTTTACCGTCAAACAACAAACCGCGATCATCATTGAGCGTTTTGGAAAGTTTTTAAGTATCAGACAGTCTGGATTACAACTCAAAATTCCTTTGATTGACAGAATTGCAGGTCGTGTCAATCTTAAAATCCAACAATTGGACGTTATTATCGAAACCAAGACTAAAGATAACGTATTTGTAAAACTTAAAGTATCAGTCCAATTTATGGTGGTAAAAGAAACCGTTTATGATGCTTTCTACAAACTGGAATATCCACACGACCAAATCACTTCTTATGTATTTGACGTAGTTCGTGCCGAAGTTCCAAAACTAAAATTGGACGATGTTTTCGAAAGAAAAGACGATATTGCGATTGCCGTAAAAAGAGAGTTGAACGAAGCAATGACCACTTATGGTTACACAATTATCAACACATTGGTCACCGATATTGATCCAGATATTCAGGTGAAAAATGCCATGAATAGAATCAATGCTGCCGACAGGGAAAAAACCGTTGCTGAATTTGAAGCAGAAGCCTCAAGAATTAGAATCGTGGCCAAAGCCAAAGCAGAAGCGGAAAGCAAACGTTTACAAGGACAAGGAATAGCTGACCAAAGACGCGAAATTGCTCGTGGATTGGTCGAAAGTGTGGATGTTTTAAACAAAGTGGGTATCAATTCGCAAGAAGCTTCAGCCTTGATTGTGGTGACGCAACATTACGATACTTTGCAAGCCATTGGTGCAGACACCAATTCCAATTTGATATTGTTGCCTAATTCTCCGCAAGCCGGAAGCGATATGTTGAACAATATGGTGGCTTCATTTTCTGCTTCCAACCAAGTGGGAGAAATGATGAAAAAAACCAAAAGAACGAAACCAAAAACAGAAAATCATTCTTCAGAATATCAAGCTCCTGAAGAACCTGAAACTGGGGTTTAACTTTAGTATAATTTCAATAAAAAAGAGGCTTAATCGCCTCTTTTTCTTTTTGTTAACCTATTAATCAGCAACGGAATCGCTATGTTGAGTATCATTCCCGAGGAGTTTGATAAAATCGATTTATAATCTCCCAAGAAACTCTTTATTATATTCTTGGGCAACAGGCTTTCTTTTGTCTTTTCAACATCCAAAATTATTTTCTGAAGGTTTAATTCTCTTTCCAATTTCAGAATTTCCAGTTCCAACTCTATTTCTGCGTAGGACGAATATTTTTTTGGTTCCATAATTTAGTCGTTAAAAAAGATTTCTGAAAATTTCTCCAATATTGGCCCTTCAACAACTTTATCCTTGATTAAAAATAAAAGCCCGGTCAAGACAAGATAAATTCCGCCAACGATTAGAAATCCCAACGCATAACTATCCAACGCTTGTCCGATGGCAAAAGCTCCCGCAACTGAACAAAAGAATAAAACCATCGTCAACGACATTGCAATCAATGCAAATTTCAACATCATCGTGGTTGATTTCATTGCCACCTTGAAACCCCATAGCTTATAATAAGCTACGCTGTTTTCAATGTAGTCTTTCGCTTGTTTTTGAATGTCTTCGGTATGTTCTTTTAGTTCTTCGAAAGCCATAAATGAGTTGTTTAAGAATTTTCCTTTTGGGCAGCCATCTGTTTTTTCTGAAGCTTGGCATTTTGTTCTTTCAAATCGGCCAACTTTGTTTCCAAGAAAGAAATGACGTCTTCGGTTTTATGGCTCATGTTTGAAACCAAATCTTCATAGGTTTCTTCCAAGTCATATTTTGCTCCCGAAAATTTATTTCTCAGTTGATGAGATGCTTCTTCAAATTTATGTTTTAAATTGTCTTTGGCATCATCAAAACCATCTTTTATTTTTTCCCTGGTTTTTGAACCTTTATCCGGAGCAAATAAAATTCCTACTCCTGCTCCAATCGCTGCACCCAACAAAAGTGCCAATGCTGAATTTGTGTTATTTGACATCGTTTCTATAGTTAAATTAATAATATCCTAAATTTACAACATTTATTAACACCGTACTGTTAACAAGCCGTTAAAATGGCTTCAATTCTTATTAAAACTCAAAATAAGCCGTTTTGTTTTCAGAACTTTTCGGTAATGATAAAATGCTTGCAAAACTTAAAAAAACGCCTTAAAATCAATTTATGAGAGCCGTTTTTGATTGTTAAAATTGATATTATTTCAATAATCCATCATAAAAACAAATAATAAAAAAAAGCGCTTATAAAAGCGCTTTCGATAGTTTTTATTTATTTAAAATTTGTTCGATAAATTCCGTTTCTCTTTCGGTTCTATTTTTTGGAGGATTAGATTTTAATTTCAAAATTTCTTCTTTGAAGGAATTTACAAAATCCAAATCGTATTCTAAATTGAGTAAATTCAAAAGTGCTCTCGAACGAACAAATGTTGATTCACTTCGCAAAGACATCAAATACAATTTGGTTAAATCTTCTTTATCAAAATCAGTAAATTTCAAACTGGAATATTTCAAAATAAATTGGGCAAACAACAAAGACGTTTTATTGTTGTTGATATTCTTCTTGAAAGAATTTTGTAATAAACTATAATTGGCAATTCCGGCCAAGGTCTCTCCTATTGCTTTTCTAATGACAATTCGTTCTTCTCTTGTGGCAACTTTGAAATATTTATTGATTTCTTTCAACGCATTATTGATGCTGTTTTCCTCTTTTTTTCCTTTTTCTTCCCAAGCATCTTTGAGTCCAACGGTTTTGTTAAACACTAATTTAGAATCAGTTGAATCTTTATCCACATTGAAATAACCCAAACGTTGGAACTGAAATTTATCTCCAGATTTCACTGTAGAAAGACTCGGTTCAACGAATCCTTTAATGATTTGCAAAGAATTTGGATTCATAAAATCCAGGAAATCTTTTTCTTTGTGACTGTCTGGTGCTTCATCTATAAAAAGTCGGTCATACAAACGAACTTCAGCTTCAACAGCGTGTTTGATAGAAACCCAATGCAAGGTTCCAGCCACTTTTCTTTTAGAAGCTTCACTCCCACTTCCGCTCAAAGAATCTGTGTCGTAAGTAACGTGAATTTCGGTAATATTTCCTTCTGTATCTTTTACAACAGATTCTCCTTTAATGATATAAGCATTTTTCAAACGCACTTCATTTCCTAAAGACAAACGGAAAAATTTGGCTGGAGCCACTTCCAAAAAGTCTTCTCTTTCGATGTATAATTCTTTGGAAAAAGGTACTTTTCTGAAACCTGCTGCTTCGTCTTCTTGATTGTTTTCGGCATCCAAAAGTTCTTCTTTTCCGTCAGGATAATTGGTAATAACGACTTTTACTGGATCTAAAACTGCCATTACTCTTGGAGCAGTTTTGTTCAAATCTTCACGCAAACAAAACTCCAAAAGCGAAACATCAATTATATTTTCACGCTTGGCAACACCTATTATATCACAGAATTTTCGAATGGAAGCTGGTGTGTAACCTCTTCTTCTTAATCCTGAAATCGTTGGCATTCTTGGATCATCCCAACCGTTTACTATATTTTCTTGAACCAATTGCAATAATTTTCG comes from the Flavobacterium limnophilum genome and includes:
- the gltX gene encoding glutamate--tRNA ligase, which produces MSKQVRVRFAPSPTGPLHIGGVRTALFNYLFAKKNNGVFFLRIEDTDQNRFVPGAEEYIMESLEWLGIAPDETIGKNEKFGPYKQSERKHLYKQYADELINSGNAYYAFDTAEALDFHRKQHEEQGKTFIYNHHNREKLDTSLVISAEETAKRIAAGEDYVIRFKTPVDETLHLQDIIRGDVKFETNLLDDKVLFKSDGMPTYHLANIVDDHLMETTHVIRGEEWLPSMPLHVLLYRAFGWEAPEFAHLPLILKPVGNGKLSKRDGDKLGFPVFPLEWKTEEGISSGYREKGFFPETVINFLALLGWNDGTEQELFSLEELVQKFDLSRVHKAGAKFDPEKNKWFNHQYLIKKNDVELAKSFAPIIAEKGISVSENVLEKIVSLIKERANFVSEFWDLSDFFFVPPTSYDEKAKKNWKEETPALMQELISVLGEITDFTSVNIETIVKDWMTKNEIGMGKVMQPFRLSLVGALKGPHLFDIVELIGKEETIKRIEKAITTI
- a CDS encoding YtxH domain-containing protein; protein product: MSNNTNSALALLLGAAIGAGVGILFAPDKGSKTREKIKDGFDDAKDNLKHKFEEASHQLRNKFSGAKYDLEETYEDLVSNMSHKTEDVISFLETKLADLKEQNAKLQKKQMAAQKENS
- a CDS encoding DUF6327 family protein; translation: MEPKKYSSYAEIELELEILKLERELNLQKIILDVEKTKESLLPKNIIKSFLGDYKSILSNSSGMILNIAIPLLINRLTKRKRGD
- a CDS encoding phage holin family protein, with protein sequence MAFEELKEHTEDIQKQAKDYIENSVAYYKLWGFKVAMKSTTMMLKFALIAMSLTMVLFFCSVAGAFAIGQALDSYALGFLIVGGIYLVLTGLLFLIKDKVVEGPILEKFSEIFFND
- a CDS encoding glutamine--tRNA ligase/YqeY domain fusion protein gives rise to the protein MSTEEKSLHFIEQIIEDSLASGFPQDKLRFRFPPEPNGYLHIGHAKSICLNFGLGLKYDAPVNLRFDDTNPAKEEQEYVDAIKEDLQWLGFNWAEERYASDYFQQLYDWAIVMIKNGKAYVDSQSSEDMAAQKGTPTQPGVDGPYRNRSVEENLALFEGMKNGDFPEGSHVLRAKIDMASTNMLMRDPLMYRVLHRHHHRTGNDWKIYPMYDYAHGESDYIEQISHSICTLEFVMHRELYNWFLDQIYDDKKVKPHQYEFARLNLNYTVMSKRKLLQLVQENIVNGWDDPRMPTISGLRRRGYTPASIRKFCDIIGVAKRENIIDVSLLEFCLREDLNKTAPRVMAVLDPVKVVITNYPDGKEELLDAENNQEDEAAGFRKVPFSKELYIEREDFLEVAPAKFFRLSLGNEVRLKNAYIIKGESVVKDTEGNITEIHVTYDTDSLSGSGSEASKRKVAGTLHWVSIKHAVEAEVRLYDRLFIDEAPDSHKEKDFLDFMNPNSLQIIKGFVEPSLSTVKSGDKFQFQRLGYFNVDKDSTDSKLVFNKTVGLKDAWEEKGKKEENSINNALKEINKYFKVATREERIVIRKAIGETLAGIANYSLLQNSFKKNINNNKTSLLFAQFILKYSSLKFTDFDKEDLTKLYLMSLRSESTFVRSRALLNLLNLEYDLDFVNSFKEEILKLKSNPPKNRTERETEFIEQILNK
- a CDS encoding outer membrane beta-barrel protein codes for the protein MKRLYFTAVFVLISMFGFAQYEYRDSNRIGIFFGVNQFTLNTNNFQTKPGTGWNGGLSMRGNFYNDWDMVYAMQFSENNFSVATKSGFISEDTNYKLSSAQISLLFSYKIVENHLSLEFGPLVQINGKLKVDQDQENNIISGITLLAKDIVAISQFNFYPVIGITAGVRHVRLNVSYQYGVNNMLGNLNNQNLGYNFKGNPGILNGNLIVYL
- a CDS encoding SPFH domain-containing protein gives rise to the protein MNPTLIIIIVFGLFIFLSSFFTVKQQTAIIIERFGKFLSIRQSGLQLKIPLIDRIAGRVNLKIQQLDVIIETKTKDNVFVKLKVSVQFMVVKETVYDAFYKLEYPHDQITSYVFDVVRAEVPKLKLDDVFERKDDIAIAVKRELNEAMTTYGYTIINTLVTDIDPDIQVKNAMNRINAADREKTVAEFEAEASRIRIVAKAKAEAESKRLQGQGIADQRREIARGLVESVDVLNKVGINSQEASALIVVTQHYDTLQAIGADTNSNLILLPNSPQAGSDMLNNMVASFSASNQVGEMMKKTKRTKPKTENHSSEYQAPEEPETGV